Genomic DNA from Vicugna pacos chromosome 14, VicPac4, whole genome shotgun sequence:
agaaaattgaaattagCACTATTGCAAGCAATTACCATCTTGAAGTTAATCCCAGGTAAGTTACTACTACACAGAAATAAGCATCTTTAGAATAGTGTTGTTcaggctttttcattttttaagagtataatgcttttttgaaaaaaaatcatgtgtggaaacacaatatataaaatagataaaagtgAAGCTGCCCTGTGTGAAACAGAGCCTCGAGCCTTCccattttcccttctctctgagaCCCCtgtgaaataattttaataattaaattttctTGCTCTACAGAGCTCAGTGTTTTATACAGAGTACTTTGTATAGTCAGTaagtttttgttgatttatattgACTCATTTAGAACTGGTTAGCAGTGTGTCTAAAAGGTTTGTAAATTTCTAGAATGAATATTTCCGAAAGTGAATTTGCAATACTGGGTCCTCTTTTTTTCAATTCAGTTTTTTGATTAGCCGGTATAATAATCCATCAGCCATTGTCTGTATTATCTATCATGAGATAATAAGATTAGGATCTTGGTAGGCGGCACATTGAAAACTCATGCCACAGCAGTTAAGTTCTGCTTAAGTAAATGATGTGGAAATAATTGTATTGAGAGCAAGTGGGCTAAACCTTCAGGGTTCTCTGGGGTCTGATATGTTCTTGAAGGAGAACAGAATCAAGGACATCTTCAGGAAGAGGCAGCTTTATGGGCAGTGGTACAGAGACGTGATTGAACATCCATTTCAAGACTGAATGGAGAAGAGGAATAATGTTATAAGCTAACATGTATTATGTAGGAGGCACTGTGTGAGAAGCTTTCCATGGTTTATTTAGTCCTCAAAACAACCCTAACAGACTGATACTGTTGTTTTTCCTAGGTATGCCAAAGAAAACTTAAGAAATGAGATTGGTGGGAAAGGGTCTAATCATAAAAGTAGAGAGTGGTAAATCCTTAGACAAAAGCGGAATGTTTTGGATTCTTGACTAGGAAATGATCATAAAAGAAACACTGTAGGTATATCGATCTAATAATAGTGAATTGAAAAAAGACTTGATGGCTACTTGAGAAAATAAACTAAAGCTGATTGCTTTGCCCACTTTTTCTCATTGTGAGTTCCTCTGTAGTAAGAATAGTCAGTTAGAGATTAAGCTGTTTGTTTTTCAGGTGTTTGAAAGTGACATTCAGCCTAAATTAACTAGGTGACTAATTTTGGCTTGTGAGGTGCATGACTTAAGTGCTAAAGCAATGATATTGGTATAAATGGCAGATAATGCCTACAAGTCAACATCTTACTGTCTTGGGTACAGAAGTGTCAGAGTATTTGATAAATTGTTCATTGTTAGctattgctttttttaagtaacaGTAAACTTAATATAAGAACATGTTTGGTGTTTTCAGTTATATTAATCAAATTGTAGTTCAGTATTGAAATATTGTTAGTAGTTTTAATGACCCTTCAACACTTCACTTTTAAAGTTTTGTGACCGTAATAGGCATTACTAAGTTTGATTAAAATTTTAACCACTTAAgattttcaacatttttcttGCAATAACAGACTAAGAATAAGGGCCTAATACTCTCTAAATATTTACGTATATATTTACcgctatttttgttttgtgtagtgATGCTGGAAATAGTGACCGGGTGGTAATTCAGGAGATGTTGAAAACAGTGGCACAATCACAGCAACTCGAAACAAACTctcaaaaagattttaaaggtatgtgataaaaagatttttaaaaaatttttatgagaCCGACACTTAAATTGTAAGCAGCGGGTATAAGAGAAAAACGTAGTGGGTAATGTAAATTCCATCCATTTAGCAAATTTATTAACCTCTTGTTCTGTGCTGTGCACTAtgctatatatgtatattttttcaataCGAAAGTGAACAAGAGAGACATGATCTCTGTGCTTGTGGGAGTTTATAGTCTAACAGAATTGAATTTTAGTAGAAAAAACTATTTGTGCCACCCATTTGTTATTTTAGAACTAGATGAGTGATGAAAAAacacttaatttaaaataagaaattgaatgatttaaaaataacgGTTCTTAGAACCAAAGtagtattttcattattaaatatttagccaaacaaaagataattaaaatcagctataatcccaCCATCCAGACACAGTTACTGTTAACATTTCCAGTATtatttatgtgcatatatatacatacatttttacaAGAGATTTTTTGATAAATATGCCAATATATGATGCTTTTGATATATTTTGTCAAATTATTCTTTGGAAAGAGGATTCAGATTTGTGCTACCACCAGCAGTGTTGAGGAGTGCCGGTTTTTCCCTAACATTTATCAATAgtggataattatttttaatccttgTAGGTTTGAGTGGAGAAAGTAAATTGTGCCTTTTCTTTAGTGAATGTGATAATTTTATCTTTTGCTCATTGTTCATTTTACTGTTTTGTGAATTATCTGTGCATATTCTGGCCTATTTCTTAACTTTTCCTCAGTCTCTATAtgtcaaagtaaattaaaaaaaatttttttttcaaatactctTTTACATCCATGAATGtggttttatgatttttcttcctGGTTCTTAGTATTATATTACTGAATCTTCTGATGAAACTGCTTTTACATTTTTGGAGTAAACCTCATTTGGTTGTTatgtactaatttttaaaataatgctgctattTTCTGCATACCAATGATTGCTTTTGTATCATTTTGTTTGGTGCTTATCCTTGTCAGATTTTGGGATTAATCTCCTTGTCTTTACTTTtcctattttgttccatttgggTTCTGTTTCCAGAACTTCTCCTTATTGTGCAGCATTATCTTGGAAGGgagcttcattttgtttttctcagtctACTGCTCTGTCAGACCTTGTTGCAACAGGTTCCTTAGCTCTCGTCCACGAATTAAGTCCTGTGAGTGCCATTCTCAAACTGGTTAGTGATCCTGCCAGGGTGCTCTTGTGGATGTTTTGGGGTTCTCATGTCCTGAAGGCTGTCCCTTTTCCGAAGGGAAAAGTAGCATATTAGGCTTATTATTTAGGCTTTCAATCTGAATcatgaggaggaagagaaagagatagaTTATCAagttaaagtttgtttttttcctccttgactCAGTGGTGTTACTGACGGAGGTTGACAAACTCACTAAAGATGCCCAACATGCCTTGCGCAGAACCATGGAAAAGTATATGTCCACCTGCAGATTGATCTTGTGCTGCAATTCTACATCTAAAGTGATACCACCTATTCGTAGTAGGTGCCTGGCAGTTCGTGTGCCTGCTCCCAGCATTGAAGATGTAAGTTGTTAAACTTTGCAGAAACAATTTAGTTCAGGTTCCATGAGTACTGTATGTACATCCCTGTCATGTTTGTTTTTGTGAACACATAGTGAACTGTATCAGTAATTCAGGAACAGCTAAGGCCTGGATGCTAACCATTAGTAAATGTACAAACCAGTATATATCATAGTGAATACCAGATACCAGTATATAGAAAGTGTTCttctctttaaatcatctttgacTTTAAACAAGTAGGTATTAGGGATTTTACTAAACTAGCTAAGGGCTAGTTATTTCGTGGCTTCTACCTTAATTGGCTTTGGAGGAGACTTGAGTATTCAGGAAATAGATTTTGCAAGAAGATGACTTGGGAATATCTAGTTCCTAGTTAGGTGACCAAAGTTATTCttaaacaagatttttttcctgtgtcattCTTAATAGCTatcaataaaaattcatttctcacaATAAGCAATTTTTCTGCTGTTAATACATTTGGGGCGATTTTATGCAAAGTAGGGATAACATGTAACGTTTTGTTAGTTGCAAAGTGGTAAAGTGACTTCATTATAAGTTTCACTTGTAAAAATTTGGGGAGTGATACAGTTAAAGTGTTTATAAAGTAGCAAGACCACCAGGCTGTACCACTCCCATGGGCATCATTCACATCTCAGTGCATGAGTTGTGTACAGTTCAGCTTGTGGGCTCTATTTGGCAGCCCTGTGAGCAGTGTCTTTGCCACCAACCTGGGACCCTTTGTTTCCAACTCGCTGCTGCCTTGAGAGGGCTGGCAGGCTTGGAGTTGGAACCAGATCTTCCTCCAGTTGTACATCTAGCTCCTGCCTCTTCTTGACAGCTAGACTGGACCCCTGGTTTCCTGCTGAAAGAGCAGTGGTTAGGTAGAGTAGTGATGAAAAAAAGAAGTGGAGACGGGTCTAGGAAGATATCAACAGAAGTTGTCTGTTTGCTGTTTGACAGATTGCCCATAtttgttaattgttttatttGTAGATTTGCCATGTGTTATCTACTGTGTGTAAGAAGGAAGGTCTGAATCTTCCTTCGCAGCTGGCTCGTAGACTTGCAGAGAAGTCCTGCAGAAATCTCAGAAAAGCCCTGCTTATGTGTGAAGCCTGCAGAGTGCAACAGTGAGTAAGAAGGGGCAGTTACCCCAGGAAATGTTTTGGGATGTAAGCCTACTTTTCATTTAGTTTATTGTGTTCTCTTTGTTATGTAGATATCCTTTTACTGAAGATCAAGAAATCCCTGAAACAGATTGGGAGGTGTATCTGAGGGAGACTGCCAATGCTATTGTCAGTCAGCAGACTCCACAAAGGTAACCACGGTGAAAGATCACCATAGAAGTTTGATCATTGAGATAGTACAGATACTAAGCTTTAGATAAGCTGTTTTATACTAACACCATGCCATTTAGAATTAcaatttaatctaaatttaagtACTATACTTTTAAAGAAAAGGTAGGATTTAATTTTAGACATTCAGTAGTTCAGAATAGTTGGTGTGTGATATCACAGCTTTTATTAAGCTATTGTCATGTAAATGTGgaacttttaaataaattaaattttggaagttttaatttttttacccgGAATCTTGGATGATTTAATATTAATACGTAACATGATGTATCTAGCTTTCTAATATTGGAAGTAACAGTATGTAACTTTGTGATTGATATGTCATTGCTAGAAAGACCCCATGCTGTGAATCAGGCTTCTCGTTCTTCTCCTGCTGTAAATTGGCAAGTATCCTTGAGCTGGTAACTCATCTTAGAGCTTCAGCTTTTTCATTTGTGTgttgcagatactattattacCCTGCCAAGGATACTTGTACCTTGGTTATAAGAGCAGAAGAGATTGTGTGATGATGGTTTGAGAGCTGGAAGACCCTGTGCTCACGTGTGATGATAGGCTCTGTTGAGAGCAGTGTTGTGTACGTGCTGTCAGTGTTCAGGAAGTGCTCTGTGCGTGCTTGCTGCGCAGTTGCTCCCGTTTGCTTCTTGGGTCTCTTATTCAGCAGTGGACTGCACTGGAGATACTTCGGCCACTGCTTATTGATTTCTTATGGCAACTTGGACTGAGAAGGGCAGTCAGCTCTTCTCCGAAAATCAAGAGTGACAGTCTTAAAGCTCACTGCCTTTGGGAATCCTGGTGAAGGCCCCTTAGGCTCACTGAGACAGTCTCTACTCTTTCTTGCCTGTCAGAACTGAGAAACCACCTTTGGACTTTATAGAAGGTCGTCGGTTATTTTAGGAAACAGACTAGACTGAGTGCAGCCATTGAAACCTAAGCTTCTCTGGTTTACATGAAAATAATTGTGGGAGAAATATACAGTGTTTCTCCTCTTGTGTGATACATATGATAAGTTCTTATTTTTATGAGATTCTTCAAAGGAAATTGTAACATGTCTACTTTGGATACCATATAGATTAGTGGAGGTGAATAGTCATAGATAATGGTACTTGACATTTCATCAGGGTTTGAGTTGAATTCCTGTAATTCAGTTATGTCAGTTGAAGAAATTAATAGTTTTCGAAAAGTGCCAAATGTAAGTGGTTTCTTTAGGAAAGAAACCTTGAGTCTAGGAAAAAGTGTGCATTCCCTTTTGTAATACATTATCAAGAAGTAAAGAAGTCTCAggctttaaagaaataaaattcaaacgaAGCATGTTTTAGGAGCCTTTTACTTTCGTAAAGTATTTCTACACTGAAGATgactttcttgtttctgttctgattttaaagaagaaaagtttgTGGTCGTAGTCCACTTTCCTGTTCTTCAGAAATATAGGTACAGATGTTGCAATACTTGACTATTACTAGGTGTATTTTTTAAGACTTTAGTTGATTATTGCTTTACTTAATTCTCCTAGTTACTGCTGccctttcctccagtttccagCAGGTTTTTACAGCTTCTGAATGAGCTTGTTGAAGAAGAGGTGCTGCCTTTCCCTATGTAGAGTAACAGTTTTAGGAGCTGATTTGTTATGCTGTATACAAAGAAATTTCCCTCAATTCCAGAAAGCCTTGGAGCTGTGCAGAGATACTGGGATGGCTGGTGTCATCTGAACGTTGGTCCACATAGTACCAAATGACTACTTCTGATTTTTGACTCCTTAGTCTTGCTGTAATATTTATAGTCTTGATTCTTGTTCGGTATATCTTAGAAGTCATAATTTTCTAATTTGAAGAACAGCTAATATTTAGTGAGCAATTATGTTGATTTTTACACTGTGTTATTTGATTTAATTCATATAACAGTACTATGAGGAAAGTATTATTACCATCTTTATTTTGTAGATTAGAAAACTGATACTTTGGGATATTGTTGCCTTTTCAGGGACATTCAGTtagtaagaggcagagccagTTCTAAAATACCATGTTTCTCTGACAGAAGAATTTGTAGTCTTTGTCATTTGCAACCCCCAAGAAATAATgacacagacatagtaaatgtagaatatattcattttttggaaaCTAAATCATATTAGAAATGAACTCAGACTAAGCTGAGAAGCATGTGAACATGCATGAAATACGCACAGTGTTGTTACAGCATAGTTTTATAGGTAAATATATTGTGAATCAACTTCTCAGAAATAAGCTATAtgcataattattaaaataatttcataccATCTGTcatttgtgtgtatttttatgctttaataatcaggttttattttttggaatagACAACTGTGTCCAAGAGGGATCAGGGACCTTGGAGTTAGACTTAAATTAAAATGTTGCTTCAACTGCATGAGTGTTGTTGgaagcttaacctctctgaacttcaggcCCTTGTCAGTAAAAGAGAGTGGTGTTGTAAGGAATAAATAGTGTACTGCAGTGAGCATCGTACAGGtaaaagagattaaataaatgCTTTGGCAGGCATTGGGAATGTATGGACTTTGAAGTAAGACAGATCTGTGCTCAAATCATGACTCTGCTATGGTCAGCTTTATCCGGCTACTTAAACCACCTGAGCCTtaattttttcatctgaaaaaaggtGATAATGCCTCCTAAAAGCTGAGGACTGAGTTAAATTATTGTTAAGTGTcttgcacatagcaggtgctcagaatATGCtagtctccccccccccccactttatttttgttgtggctCAGCTTCATACTCCTGTGGTCTCAGGAAGAGGGTCTGAGCTTCTACTTTTAAGAAATTAATGAATCACTACCTTGATTGATCTGAAATATAGAACATCTGTGATATTTTAGTAAAGATTCAGAACAGTATTTTCCCTTTAGAGTAGGTAAGTATATACAGGAAGATAAAGGTACttgttttatgtgtatttataacttgtcattttttttcttgctattttaaaatgtcacataTCTATTTCCCTCCTTCACCATCTTTCTGCCTGAAAGTGTTTCTGAAGAGGCTAGAATTAAGGACTCAAAGAGCCCTCCAACAATGTTCATATTCACTTGGCCAGCCTGGTTTGTGCCTGCCTGTACTGCCCCTTCTATGACAAGAGAGCTGTTCTCTGCCATATTGTTTTTTAACTTTGCATCTGAGACAATAACATTACATTATATATCATGCTTATATTCCCTTTTCTCACTTGTGTGATTGACTAGTGATTGTTTAATCCTTTTCTTGACCATTTTCTAGATGTCCTAGGTATCATCtatctggaaaacaaaataaacattacTTGCTATATCATTAAAGCATATTAATATTTGTGATGTGGggcagagggcatagctcaagtggtatagcgcatgcttagcatgcacaaggtcctgggttcaatccctagtacctcctcttaaaaaaaataagtaaacctaattacctcctccccacaaaaaaaacgAATAAAAAAATATGGTAATAAAATTTGTGCTGTGAATAGGCTCAACCCTCACTATTCATGAAGTCTTAATTTTTATCTGGTATTTTCATAGTATTTTGGTGTAACTAATAATCCTAAATATAGTATTGTCTAACTttaaaagaattctgaaatttttcttttagaaaaatgaactgaaattaggaaaagcttcCGTATGTGTATCTTAAGTATGATAAGTCACTTAAGAAAATGTCTGTATTGGATTATTTAATTCATAAAGTAAGATAGCACAGTAGGTAATGGAAAATATCATCTCTTATTTTCATCACAAAGTATTATTTTGTCTTATATAGGCTCCTTGAAGTTCGTGGAAGACTCTATGAGCTTCTAACTCATTGTATTCCTCCTGAAATAATAATGAAGGTAACCTGATTTCAAATCTTGAACTGTTTGTTACCATAAAATTTGGACTTTGAGTGGTCTCAGGGCTTTTGCTGTATTAGGAAACATTTTACCTTTTTCTGTCCAGCTTAGTTcagaaagtatttattgagcttctTTGGTGTGTCAGGCACCATTAGGGGTGTGTTGaaggagatgggagggagggccTGCCCTCAGAGAAGTTACATTTTAGTGGGGCGAAATGGGAAACAAGAAGCAAGAGGATTTCAGAATGTTCTAAGTACTACAAAGAAAGTAGCTTGGTGAAATCGTAACAGTGGAGGGAAGGGCTGTGGAAGGTCAGTGACGGCTTCTGTGAGGAAGTTATGTTTAAATTGAGAATTGAAGGATTTAAAGAAGGGAACCACGTAAGGAGCCAGGGAACAAGTTTTTCAGACAGCAAGGCTCAGTGCACCTAGAATGATGTTGTAAGGCATAGCTTGAGGTCTGGTCTAAACCTGATCAGCTCCCTAGCCAGGTAGATTGATTGTTAGATGTTAGGGAATACAggattttttgcttgtttatatttcttaaatttgcatgttaatacttaaataaaaaaattcaaatgataccaaatatacaaagaaaaaagtgaaggTCCACCCTTCCATTTCTACAAGTCCTCTGTTCTAGTTACATGAAAATAAgcccctttgtgtgtgtgtgtgtgtgtgtgtgtgtgtgtgtagtttcaCAGAACTTCAGTGTCCTggactgtttttttaaatacagcaatgtgacataggTTTTGTTTCATGACAGTACAGatttacctcattctttttagTGGATGGATGGGATTTCATGGTATGGCtttatcagctttttaaaaaatatgacccCTATTGGTTGAACTTTATGTTGTTTACagattattataattaataatgctACAGTAAGCATCTTTGTACTTATATCTTTGCACCCTTGTACATTTAAATACTTGGAGTTTGGAATTTGATAGA
This window encodes:
- the RFC3 gene encoding replication factor C subunit 3, with protein sequence MSLWVDKYRPCSLGQLDYHKEQAAQLRNLVQCGDFPHLLVYGPSGAGKKTRIMCILRELYGVGVEKLRIEHQTITTPSKKKIEISTIASNYHLEVNPSDAGNSDRVVIQEMLKTVAQSQQLETNSQKDFKVVLLTEVDKLTKDAQHALRRTMEKYMSTCRLILCCNSTSKVIPPIRSRCLAVRVPAPSIEDICHVLSTVCKKEGLNLPSQLARRLAEKSCRNLRKALLMCEACRVQQYPFTEDQEIPETDWEVYLRETANAIVSQQTPQRLLEVRGRLYELLTHCIPPEIIMKGLLSELLHNCDGQLKGEVAQMAAYYEHRLQLGSKAIYHLEAFVAKFMALYKKFMEDGLEGMIF